The Lewinellaceae bacterium genome has a segment encoding these proteins:
- a CDS encoding CofH family radical SAM protein translates to MRTDDLLQRALNLEFLTAEEGVFLFENAETAELAYVGNELRKYHVPDNIVTWIIDRNSNTTNVCIANCKFCNFYRRPGHEEAYITSIEEYKQKIEETFAFGGQQLLLQGGHHPDLGLDYYTGLFRELKSLYPDLKLHALGPPEVAHITKLEQSTHTEVLKALKESGLDSLPGAGAEILSDRVRRLISKGKCGAQEWLDVMRAAHQLHITTSATMMFGHIETNLERMEHLVALREVQAEKPATSKGFLAYIGWPFQDMDTILKKIKRARNDVTGNEYIRMLAMGRIMLPNVVNHQASWLTVGKQVGQICLHSGANDFGSIMIEENVVSAAGANHRFTANGIQEAIREAGFTAQLRNQEYEFRELPENIKQQELDRTTIIVD, encoded by the coding sequence ATGAGAACAGACGATTTATTACAAAGAGCACTCAACCTGGAATTCCTCACGGCAGAAGAGGGCGTTTTCCTTTTCGAAAATGCCGAAACAGCTGAATTGGCCTATGTAGGAAATGAATTGCGCAAGTACCATGTTCCTGACAATATCGTCACATGGATCATTGACCGTAATTCCAATACAACCAATGTCTGCATTGCCAATTGCAAATTTTGCAATTTCTATCGCAGGCCTGGCCATGAGGAAGCTTACATTACCTCCATCGAAGAATACAAACAAAAGATAGAGGAAACCTTTGCTTTTGGAGGACAACAGCTGTTGCTTCAGGGCGGGCACCATCCGGATCTCGGACTGGATTATTATACCGGTTTGTTCCGTGAACTGAAATCCCTGTATCCTGATCTCAAATTACACGCTCTCGGCCCACCGGAAGTGGCGCACATTACCAAGCTCGAACAATCCACTCATACCGAAGTACTGAAAGCGCTGAAAGAGTCAGGACTGGACAGCCTTCCCGGCGCCGGAGCTGAAATCCTCAGCGACCGTGTCCGAAGGCTCATCTCCAAAGGAAAATGCGGCGCCCAGGAATGGCTCGACGTGATGAGAGCAGCACATCAGTTACACATCACCACCTCGGCTACCATGATGTTTGGGCATATCGAAACCAACCTTGAACGCATGGAACACCTGGTTGCACTGCGTGAAGTGCAGGCCGAAAAACCAGCAACCTCAAAAGGTTTTCTGGCCTACATCGGGTGGCCCTTCCAGGATATGGATACCATTTTAAAGAAGATCAAACGGGCTCGTAATGATGTTACGGGCAACGAATACATTCGTATGCTCGCGATGGGAAGAATCATGTTGCCCAATGTGGTCAACCACCAGGCATCATGGCTTACCGTTGGAAAACAAGTAGGGCAAATTTGCCTGCACAGCGGCGCGAATGATTTCGGAAGTATTATGATCGAAGAAAACGTGGTTTCAGCGGCAGGTGCCAATCACCGGTTTACGGCCAACGGCATCCAGGAAGCCATTCGCGAAGCCGGATTCACTGCACAGTTGCGTAACCAGGAATACGAATTCCGCGAACTGCCTGAAAACATTAAACAACAGGAGCTCGATCGTACCACCATAATTGTAGATTAA
- a CDS encoding 6-carboxytetrahydropterin synthase yields MRVSVFRRAHFNAAHRLYNPNWSNEKNDEIFGLCNNANYHGHNYELEVKVTGEVDPETGYVIDVKILKDLIYKEIELRFDHKNLNMDTVEFKNLNPTAENICYVTWTILREKLPEKFDLVVRLFETPRNYVEYPAT; encoded by the coding sequence ATGAGGGTTTCCGTTTTCAGAAGAGCACATTTCAATGCAGCGCACCGGCTTTACAATCCCAACTGGTCGAATGAAAAAAACGACGAGATATTCGGATTATGCAACAATGCGAATTACCACGGGCATAATTATGAACTAGAGGTTAAAGTGACCGGTGAAGTAGACCCTGAGACCGGGTATGTCATTGATGTAAAAATCCTTAAAGATCTGATCTATAAAGAAATTGAATTGCGCTTTGATCATAAGAACCTGAACATGGATACCGTAGAGTTCAAAAATCTGAATCCTACTGCTGAAAATATCTGTTATGTTACCTGGACTATCCTTCGCGAAAAACTACCTGAAAAATTTGACCTCGTGGTAAGGCTGTTTGAAACACCCAGAAATTACGTGGAATATCCGGCTACGTGA
- a CDS encoding helix-turn-helix transcriptional regulator, with translation MKQAETIVQNFLPANLRFLRKQFCLSQEVFAERIGLNRGNIASYENGTCQPKICNLKNFSHFFQVSISDLTSKDLRRPGAYENAINNYNKKSIWELEVIDTYLIKAEETDRLLESLHTSFSMTASKLEELPRDIQFLVLNFEQMFKASKKIVATHKDLLEYLKNKSCITGEE, from the coding sequence ATGAAACAGGCCGAAACAATAGTCCAAAATTTCCTTCCTGCCAACCTGCGTTTCCTCAGAAAGCAGTTTTGCCTTAGCCAGGAAGTTTTTGCCGAACGGATAGGATTGAACAGAGGAAACATTGCTTCTTATGAAAATGGCACTTGTCAGCCCAAGATCTGTAATCTGAAGAATTTTTCTCATTTTTTCCAGGTCTCAATAAGTGATCTTACAAGCAAGGATCTGCGCAGACCGGGCGCCTACGAAAATGCCATAAACAATTACAACAAAAAATCGATTTGGGAATTAGAGGTCATTGATACTTACCTGATCAAAGCCGAAGAAACAGATCGTCTGCTGGAAAGCCTGCATACTTCTTTCTCCATGACCGCCTCAAAGTTGGAAGAACTGCCTCGTGACATACAGTTTCTTGTACTCAATTTCGAGCAGATGTTCAAAGCTTCCAAAAAGATTGTGGCTACACATAAGGATCTGCTTGAGTACCTTAAAAACAAATCGTGCATTACCGGGGAGGAATAA
- a CDS encoding Omp28-related outer membrane protein: MKKTVSLLLLYFGVWSLCSGQTIVSTSPQNKKAILEEFGGIYCVYCPEGNQLAESMVAANPEQVSRISIHQGLYANPEPGDPDFRSDFGTLYANQTGLNGYPAGTINRRVFTGWEQGNSGTTALGRGHWDAAVQQVLNQPSIVNIAAEATVDYQTNELEIFVEIYYTGSSAAGTNYLNIALLQNKIYGPQLGGNEGANYEHNQVLRDMITGQWGDPVYNTSQGHFESRSYMYQLPTDYRGVLFDSPNMELVIFVAESHQNILNGVSVVPEFIVQHSHDANALLLPSPEIVCGNEITPVFTLRNDGNQPLTSLDIDYWINEETVHPFEWSGHLNTFGTEEIHLPAIAFNGYSGEENYIHVAVHAPNDFPDENYDNNAVSTTFKLAPPSATSSVTLELKTDGFGFDIYWEITDHNDVVIASGGNENVGENGGGSQIGLPSDPGAYGDNQTFSQQIELPEAGCYNFRILDDYGDGLCCQYGYGFYYLQDEEGNIIFTGGEFGAEKNEPFSFGTETTPIDDQINFKNLVVFPNPVTGNRLDFEMLMNDPGLLKIQLFSANYRISYYTSEETSVSGVFKGHIDTGTLPAGIYFLKLSSPKGSVSRKVVLLR; encoded by the coding sequence ATGAAAAAAACGGTAAGCTTGCTTCTTTTGTATTTTGGGGTTTGGAGCCTGTGCTCCGGTCAAACCATTGTAAGTACCAGTCCCCAGAATAAAAAAGCCATATTGGAAGAATTTGGAGGGATTTACTGTGTTTATTGCCCTGAAGGCAATCAATTGGCGGAATCTATGGTGGCCGCCAATCCTGAACAGGTTTCCAGGATCAGTATTCATCAGGGATTGTATGCCAATCCTGAACCCGGTGATCCTGACTTCAGGTCAGATTTCGGTACGCTTTATGCTAATCAGACCGGGCTGAACGGTTATCCGGCCGGCACGATTAACCGACGGGTGTTTACAGGTTGGGAACAGGGAAATTCAGGAACCACCGCCCTGGGACGCGGGCATTGGGACGCGGCGGTTCAACAAGTACTCAATCAGCCCTCCATTGTCAATATAGCTGCCGAAGCAACGGTAGATTACCAGACCAATGAACTGGAAATATTTGTTGAAATTTATTATACCGGATCGAGTGCGGCAGGAACCAATTACCTGAATATTGCCCTTTTGCAAAATAAAATATACGGCCCCCAACTGGGCGGAAATGAAGGAGCAAATTATGAGCATAATCAGGTGTTGAGAGATATGATCACCGGTCAGTGGGGGGATCCGGTTTATAATACCAGCCAGGGGCACTTTGAATCACGTAGTTATATGTATCAGTTGCCAACGGATTATCGTGGGGTGCTTTTTGACTCACCCAATATGGAACTGGTCATTTTTGTGGCCGAAAGCCATCAAAACATTTTAAACGGCGTATCCGTGGTGCCTGAGTTTATCGTCCAGCATTCCCATGACGCCAATGCCCTGTTGTTGCCTTCTCCTGAAATCGTCTGCGGCAATGAAATTACTCCGGTGTTTACTTTGCGCAATGACGGAAACCAGCCGCTTACTTCTCTTGATATCGATTATTGGATCAATGAGGAGACTGTGCACCCCTTCGAATGGAGTGGTCATCTTAATACTTTTGGCACGGAAGAAATTCACCTTCCGGCGATAGCTTTCAATGGTTATTCGGGTGAAGAAAATTATATCCACGTGGCCGTTCACGCCCCTAATGACTTTCCGGATGAGAATTATGATAACAACGCGGTCAGCACGACTTTTAAACTTGCTCCGCCCAGTGCCACTTCTTCGGTTACCCTGGAACTTAAAACAGATGGATTTGGATTTGATATTTACTGGGAAATAACCGATCATAATGATGTGGTAATCGCTTCAGGAGGCAATGAAAATGTAGGCGAAAATGGAGGCGGTTCCCAAATAGGACTACCTTCTGACCCGGGTGCTTACGGCGACAATCAGACCTTCTCCCAACAAATTGAATTGCCTGAGGCCGGATGTTATAATTTCAGGATTCTTGATGATTATGGCGACGGATTATGTTGTCAGTACGGTTATGGGTTTTATTACCTCCAGGATGAGGAAGGCAATATCATTTTTACCGGAGGAGAATTCGGGGCTGAAAAAAACGAACCCTTTTCTTTTGGTACGGAGACTACGCCAATTGACGATCAAATTAATTTTAAAAACCTGGTCGTTTTTCCCAATCCGGTTACCGGAAATCGGCTAGACTTCGAAATGTTAATGAATGATCCTGGCCTGTTAAAAATACAACTTTTTTCGGCTAACTACCGTATAAGTTATTACACCTCGGAAGAAACAAGCGTTTCCGGGGTTTTTAAAGGTCATATTGACACAGGAACTTTGCCGGCCGGCATTTATTTTCTTAAGCTAAGCAGCCCAAAAGGTAGTGTGAGCCGAAAAGTGGTCCTTTTGCGTTAA
- a CDS encoding 4Fe-4S binding protein, with protein sequence MSNNQVNNSLSIANPNPHGVSMGEKAGMTTAMIGILILFMAFAGVNFPSKPIFLSLSILLMAGGIIVYARALYLNHPEGIRNSGVWRKSLSGGGLIGWSIGILLTGFYILLYWFPEMLGQGSSGASNTGIIALFDPLSILLKGKPASQWFVYGTLYTVAILAFGYKFILKYRHNRYQVVRTISVMFFQLGLAFLIPEILEGLNPSLEYFDKDLKNMWPLNYDFFYSWHLKNSLDGGNLGMFFLIFGIAMFLVISPILTYFYGKRWYCSWVCGCGGLAETAGDPFRQLSNKSISAWKIERWMIHSVLALVIIMTTVTLYGYFYQKGSVFGLNIYSYFQKPYGFFIGAIFSGVIGVGFYPILGSRVWCRFGCPMAAILGLQQRFFSRFRITTNGGQCISCGNCSTYCEMGIDVRAYAQKGQNIVRASCVGCGVCSAVCPRGVLRLENGSVDISKRTTALKAIHILEN encoded by the coding sequence ATGTCTAACAATCAAGTAAATAACAGCCTTTCTATAGCCAACCCTAATCCTCATGGCGTGAGCATGGGTGAAAAAGCAGGAATGACTACCGCTATGATTGGGATTTTGATCCTCTTCATGGCCTTTGCCGGTGTCAATTTTCCATCCAAACCGATCTTCCTAAGCCTTTCCATCCTGCTGATGGCAGGCGGGATCATTGTTTATGCCCGGGCATTATATCTCAACCATCCCGAAGGGATTAGAAACAGCGGGGTATGGAGGAAGTCCCTTTCCGGAGGCGGGCTAATCGGCTGGAGCATTGGAATTTTACTGACCGGATTTTATATTTTGCTGTACTGGTTCCCTGAAATGCTGGGGCAAGGTAGCAGTGGTGCTTCCAATACCGGCATTATCGCTCTTTTTGATCCCCTAAGCATTTTGTTAAAAGGGAAACCGGCCAGCCAGTGGTTCGTTTACGGAACCCTGTATACCGTTGCCATCCTGGCCTTTGGATACAAATTCATTTTGAAATACCGGCACAACAGGTACCAGGTCGTCAGGACGATATCCGTGATGTTTTTTCAGCTCGGGCTGGCTTTTTTGATCCCTGAAATTCTCGAAGGCCTCAACCCTTCCCTGGAGTATTTTGATAAAGACCTGAAAAATATGTGGCCCCTGAACTACGATTTCTTCTACTCCTGGCACCTTAAAAACAGTCTTGACGGCGGAAACCTGGGGATGTTTTTTCTCATTTTCGGGATTGCGATGTTTTTGGTCATCTCCCCTATCCTGACTTATTTTTATGGAAAAAGGTGGTATTGTTCATGGGTTTGCGGCTGTGGCGGCCTTGCCGAAACGGCAGGAGATCCTTTTCGCCAATTATCCAACAAGTCCATCAGCGCCTGGAAGATCGAACGTTGGATGATCCACAGTGTTTTGGCATTGGTTATTATCATGACCACTGTTACACTGTATGGCTATTTTTACCAAAAAGGCAGCGTTTTCGGGCTTAACATTTACTCCTATTTCCAAAAACCTTATGGATTTTTCATCGGAGCAATATTTTCAGGAGTAATCGGGGTGGGGTTTTATCCAATTCTCGGGAGTCGGGTTTGGTGCCGGTTCGGCTGCCCGATGGCGGCCATTCTAGGATTACAGCAACGTTTTTTCTCCCGTTTCAGAATCACCACCAACGGAGGGCAGTGTATCTCCTGCGGCAATTGTTCCACTTATTGTGAAATGGGCATTGATGTTCGAGCCTATGCACAGAAGGGGCAAAATATTGTGCGGGCATCGTGTGTGGGGTGTGGGGTATGCTCAGCTGTTTGCCCGAGAGGAGTATTGCGCCTGGAGAATGGCTCTGTCGATATCAGCAAAAGAACCACTGCTTTGAAAGCCATCCATATTTTAGAAAATTGA
- a CDS encoding NAD(P)/FAD-dependent oxidoreductase has translation MHIAILGNGISGITAARFIRKLSDHKITVISAESDHFFSRTALMYIYMGHMRFKDTQPYEPHFWKKNRIDLRKGYVEKVDAQKKQLLFKGGDFLSFDKLIIASGSKSNKFGWPGQDLKNVSGLYSLQDLEAMEAGSKDLSRAVIVGGGLIGLEMAEMFMSRNIPVTMLVREANYWDIVLPKEESQMVSDHIIEHGIDLRLGTELKEIVDDGTGKVCAVITNKGERIDCGYVGLTAGVSPNIDFLNGSGINTQKGIVVNEFLETNLQDIYAIGDCAQLADPRPGRRPIEAVWYTGRIMGETVAHTICGQKTLYDPGVWFNSAKFLDIEYQVYGNVDTETKDNHQAIFWQHPLGKKSIRLVYEKNKDSVIGFNLMGIRYRHEVCEKWIKEKTPLEEVLTNLSLANFDPEFFDEYEPELINIYRQQTGKNLELKQKRNTNAVLQFLGF, from the coding sequence ATGCATATTGCCATTCTTGGAAACGGGATCAGCGGAATCACCGCAGCGCGTTTTATTCGAAAACTGAGCGATCATAAAATTACGGTTATCTCTGCCGAATCTGACCATTTTTTCTCCCGGACAGCACTGATGTACATCTACATGGGGCATATGAGATTCAAGGATACTCAGCCCTATGAGCCTCATTTCTGGAAAAAGAACCGCATTGACCTAAGGAAAGGTTATGTTGAAAAAGTGGATGCTCAAAAAAAACAGCTTCTTTTTAAGGGAGGGGATTTTCTGTCATTCGACAAACTCATCATTGCCAGTGGTTCTAAGTCCAATAAATTCGGGTGGCCGGGTCAGGATCTCAAGAACGTGTCAGGATTGTATTCCCTTCAGGATTTGGAAGCCATGGAAGCCGGAAGCAAGGATCTCAGCAGGGCCGTGATCGTCGGCGGAGGGCTGATCGGCCTTGAAATGGCAGAAATGTTTATGTCCAGAAATATTCCTGTCACCATGTTGGTCAGAGAGGCAAATTACTGGGATATCGTGCTACCAAAAGAAGAATCTCAAATGGTGAGCGATCATATCATCGAACATGGCATTGATCTTCGTCTTGGCACCGAATTGAAAGAAATTGTGGATGACGGCACCGGGAAGGTTTGTGCGGTCATTACCAATAAGGGAGAAAGAATAGACTGCGGTTACGTTGGCTTAACTGCCGGCGTGAGTCCTAATATTGATTTTCTGAACGGGAGTGGCATAAATACCCAAAAAGGAATTGTGGTAAATGAATTCCTTGAAACCAATCTTCAGGATATTTATGCCATCGGTGATTGCGCTCAGCTAGCCGATCCCCGACCTGGCCGCCGTCCCATTGAAGCGGTCTGGTACACCGGCAGAATAATGGGCGAGACGGTGGCCCACACGATCTGCGGCCAAAAAACCCTGTACGATCCGGGCGTCTGGTTTAATTCTGCCAAATTCCTTGACATTGAATACCAGGTATATGGCAACGTGGACACCGAAACAAAGGATAACCATCAGGCAATATTCTGGCAGCACCCTTTGGGAAAAAAAAGCATTCGGCTCGTTTACGAAAAAAATAAAGACTCTGTCATCGGATTCAATTTAATGGGTATCCGTTACCGACATGAAGTTTGCGAAAAATGGATCAAAGAAAAAACGCCTTTAGAGGAAGTACTCACAAACCTGAGCCTTGCCAATTTTGATCCTGAATTTTTCGATGAATACGAACCGGAATTAATCAACATTTACCGGCAACAAACCGGGAAAAACCTGGAATTAAAACAAAAGAGGAATACCAATGCAGTCCTCCAGTTTTTAGGTTTCTAA
- a CDS encoding RNA polymerase sigma factor, with translation MIIQLQNQIQDQLDKISNSLRAFSLKLTGNVDDAEDLYQDTALRIITNADKYNQGTNFKAWSITIMRNIFINNYRKKMRRNLIIDQTPNNYYLNSGGNAVGNDGEGDMNYNELMKMVDVLPDDFRKPFMMAYQGFKYDEIAEELDSPLGTIKSRIFFARKKLQKMYDSAMMERA, from the coding sequence ATGATAATTCAATTGCAAAACCAAATTCAAGATCAACTTGACAAGATCAGTAATTCTTTGAGAGCTTTCTCCTTAAAGTTGACGGGAAACGTTGACGATGCAGAAGATTTGTACCAGGATACTGCACTGAGAATTATTACCAATGCAGACAAATACAACCAGGGAACTAATTTTAAGGCCTGGTCCATTACTATAATGCGCAACATTTTTATCAATAATTATAGAAAAAAAATGCGTCGCAATCTGATCATCGATCAAACTCCAAATAACTATTACCTCAATTCCGGTGGCAATGCAGTGGGAAATGATGGAGAAGGGGATATGAATTACAATGAATTGATGAAAATGGTTGATGTATTGCCTGATGATTTCCGCAAGCCGTTTATGATGGCTTACCAGGGCTTCAAATACGATGAGATCGCTGAAGAGCTCGACTCACCGCTGGGGACCATTAAGAGTCGTATTTTCTTTGCCCGTAAAAAGCTGCAAAAGATGTATGACAGCGCCATGATGGAAAGAGCTTAA
- a CDS encoding T9SS type A sorting domain-containing protein — translation MKYILPVFILVLFSIHAQAQKIVATPSIVEQTVVIDLSDFNAELELPGKITNNSNRSIQIKWIQTLWDQPYEWQAEISDRDNYYLADESGYTDSEYVKSMTIEPGESFDLTIYIYPNGRAGTATYAIDIVDAKNPSIVLETMVYYMSVKHMEKEEALNIRNVKVFPNPARDYFELTPNQLVSSLTLYNSIGQRVKTYSAERGKKYDITSIPSGLYLVELMDSNAKTLRTVRLLKRSPKA, via the coding sequence ATGAAATATATTTTACCGGTTTTCATTTTAGTACTCTTTTCAATTCATGCTCAGGCACAGAAAATCGTTGCCACCCCTTCCATTGTTGAACAAACAGTAGTGATTGATCTTTCTGATTTTAATGCAGAGCTGGAACTCCCCGGTAAGATAACCAATAATTCAAATCGTTCCATCCAGATCAAATGGATACAGACTTTGTGGGATCAGCCTTATGAGTGGCAGGCCGAAATTTCAGACCGGGACAATTATTATCTGGCCGACGAAAGCGGTTATACGGATAGCGAATACGTGAAATCAATGACCATTGAACCGGGAGAATCATTCGATTTGACCATTTATATTTATCCTAACGGCCGTGCCGGAACAGCGACCTATGCCATTGACATTGTGGATGCCAAAAATCCTTCCATTGTTTTGGAAACTATGGTTTACTACATGAGCGTCAAACACATGGAAAAGGAAGAGGCTTTAAACATCAGGAATGTAAAGGTTTTTCCTAACCCTGCACGTGACTATTTTGAGTTGACGCCCAATCAACTCGTTTCTTCTTTGACCTTGTACAACAGCATCGGGCAGCGTGTCAAAACTTATTCTGCTGAACGCGGCAAAAAATACGACATCACTTCCATTCCCAGCGGGCTTTACCTCGTAGAGTTGATGGACAGTAATGCCAAAACACTCAGAACGGTACGGTTACTCAAACGATCCCCAAAAGCTTAA
- the tnpA gene encoding IS200/IS605 family transposase, giving the protein MPYIRIWIHAVWATKKRFPYLTKDVRYQIFQHIRENAKNKNIHLDHINGHLEHVHCLISMDATHNIASIIQLLKGESSFWINKNKLTEKYFGWQDEYFAGSVSHSQINAVRRYIQNQEKHHANKTFEDEYQKFIKKYGFEIFI; this is encoded by the coding sequence ATGCCTTATATCAGAATTTGGATACATGCCGTTTGGGCAACAAAGAAAAGATTCCCTTATTTAACGAAGGACGTGAGGTATCAGATTTTTCAACACATTAGAGAAAATGCAAAAAATAAAAATATCCACCTTGATCATATTAATGGCCATCTGGAACATGTGCATTGTCTTATTTCAATGGACGCAACTCATAATATTGCATCCATAATTCAGCTTCTAAAAGGAGAGTCCTCATTTTGGATCAATAAAAATAAATTGACTGAAAAATACTTTGGTTGGCAGGATGAATATTTTGCAGGCTCCGTTAGTCATTCTCAAATTAATGCTGTTCGCAGGTATATTCAAAACCAGGAAAAACATCATGCAAATAAGACTTTTGAAGATGAATACCAGAAATTTATTAAAAAATATGGTTTTGAAATTTTTATTTAA
- a CDS encoding S8 family serine peptidase translates to MKKIVGLVVLLALIVAWQYPQDNDQWKNKITPSLLLKLENGATADFLIIMKEQADVSKSRFIHNKEKKGTFVYQKLKQQAEISQRNILTFLATRHAPAKSFFIVNALYSKGDLELVRSIALREDVKTIEANPWMQHEIPSQDHETNNQRLGVEWGIEKIGADQVWNMGYTGQGVIVAGADTGVEWEHEAIIQHYNGWSESGVDHNYSWHDAVHEMSPLNSDTLNPCGFNSLVPCDDHNHGTHTVGTMTGDDGLGNQIGVAPGAKWIACRNMERGWGSPANYIECFEWFLAPTDLNGENADPSRSPHVINNSWSCPPEEGCDPSNFSAMEMTVNNIKAAGVVVVVSAGNEGSSCGSIQNPPAIFEPSFTIGAFRSNDTIANFSSRGLISADESMRMKPNVAAPGVGVRSCIRGGDYASWNGTSMAVPHVAGMVALMISANPALAGEVDIIEDIIEATAIPMVAEQECDGVAGDAVPNPVYGYGRINALAAVEQALLFTAVEAPLEVEPLLVYPNPFTDHLELTLDHLTEPVVLNIFSSAGKLVFSKSFEQQSFLYESISMENLPKGMYFYLLEGENIQQTGKLVKVD, encoded by the coding sequence ACAGGCAGATGTCAGCAAAAGCCGTTTCATACACAACAAAGAGAAAAAAGGCACTTTTGTATATCAAAAACTAAAACAACAGGCCGAAATCTCCCAAAGAAATATCCTGACATTCCTTGCCACACGTCATGCGCCGGCAAAAAGCTTTTTCATCGTGAATGCCCTTTATAGTAAAGGAGACCTCGAACTGGTTCGTTCCATCGCTCTGAGAGAAGATGTCAAAACCATCGAAGCCAATCCCTGGATGCAGCATGAAATTCCTTCACAGGATCATGAAACCAACAATCAGCGACTTGGAGTCGAATGGGGTATTGAAAAGATTGGGGCAGACCAGGTATGGAACATGGGTTATACCGGACAAGGGGTGATCGTAGCCGGTGCAGATACCGGGGTGGAATGGGAGCATGAGGCGATTATTCAGCACTACAATGGATGGAGCGAATCCGGCGTGGATCACAATTACAGCTGGCATGATGCCGTCCATGAGATGAGTCCTTTAAATAGTGATACGTTGAACCCCTGCGGATTCAATTCTCTGGTTCCCTGTGATGATCATAACCATGGAACCCATACGGTAGGCACCATGACCGGAGATGACGGTTTGGGCAACCAGATCGGGGTGGCTCCGGGAGCCAAATGGATCGCTTGCCGGAATATGGAACGCGGCTGGGGCAGCCCGGCAAATTATATAGAATGTTTCGAATGGTTCCTGGCCCCCACCGACCTCAACGGGGAAAATGCCGACCCATCCAGATCTCCTCATGTCATCAATAATAGCTGGTCATGCCCCCCTGAAGAAGGGTGTGATCCTTCCAATTTTTCCGCCATGGAAATGACGGTCAACAACATAAAAGCAGCCGGAGTGGTCGTAGTCGTCTCTGCAGGGAACGAAGGATCTTCCTGTGGTTCTATCCAAAATCCGCCAGCTATTTTCGAACCTTCATTTACGATTGGGGCTTTCAGATCCAACGATACTATTGCCAACTTCAGCAGCCGAGGACTGATAAGCGCTGATGAAAGCATGAGAATGAAACCTAATGTGGCTGCTCCGGGGGTAGGCGTAAGGTCGTGTATTCGTGGGGGAGATTATGCGAGCTGGAACGGAACCAGTATGGCAGTGCCCCATGTCGCCGGTATGGTGGCACTGATGATCTCCGCGAATCCGGCCCTGGCCGGAGAGGTCGATATCATTGAAGATATTATTGAGGCTACAGCCATCCCGATGGTGGCAGAACAGGAATGTGACGGAGTGGCCGGGGATGCCGTACCCAATCCCGTTTACGGGTATGGCCGGATCAATGCGCTCGCAGCGGTGGAGCAGGCTTTGTTGTTTACGGCAGTGGAAGCTCCTTTGGAAGTAGAACCTCTACTTGTTTATCCAAATCCTTTTACAGATCACCTGGAACTGACCCTCGATCATCTGACCGAGCCTGTGGTGCTCAATATATTTTCCTCAGCAGGAAAATTGGTGTTCAGCAAGTCGTTTGAACAACAATCTTTTCTCTATGAAAGCATTAGCATGGAAAATCTTCCGAAAGGAATGTATTTCTACCTTCTTGAAGGGGAAAACATTCAACAAACAGGGAAACTCGTCAAGGTAGATTAG
- a CDS encoding DUF1963 domain-containing protein — translation MDSKTEFIEIEPIEDGEPKLWNSKFGGSPYLPKEVDFPCTAEGDELFFLAQINFAEVPAFPPFPEKGILQFYIFDDALFGLNGEDPFRQDKFRVLYFPDVSEDESSLRTDFSELRDYDELPVYDQNCFGMAFEKSSEIVPISDNHFWKRFPADFFDQFGEAKWDVYGTYNDSVSAEGHKIGGYAHFSQEDPRKEENPMLLLFQMDTDVEIESMWGDMGTANFFISEEDLIKKDFSRVMYHWDCH, via the coding sequence ATGGACTCCAAAACGGAGTTTATCGAAATCGAGCCCATTGAAGATGGGGAGCCGAAATTGTGGAACAGCAAATTCGGCGGAAGCCCTTATCTGCCAAAGGAGGTTGACTTTCCCTGTACAGCGGAAGGTGATGAATTATTTTTCCTCGCCCAGATCAACTTTGCCGAGGTGCCGGCGTTTCCTCCTTTCCCGGAGAAAGGAATTTTACAGTTTTATATTTTCGACGATGCACTTTTCGGTCTGAATGGTGAAGATCCTTTCCGCCAGGATAAGTTCCGGGTGCTTTATTTTCCTGATGTGTCAGAAGATGAAAGCAGCCTGAGAACTGATTTTTCAGAACTCCGCGATTATGATGAGCTGCCGGTTTATGATCAAAACTGTTTCGGGATGGCCTTTGAAAAATCGAGTGAAATCGTTCCTATATCCGATAATCATTTTTGGAAACGGTTCCCTGCTGATTTTTTCGACCAGTTTGGTGAAGCCAAATGGGATGTTTATGGCACGTACAATGATTCGGTCAGTGCAGAAGGGCACAAAATCGGAGGATATGCCCATTTCTCCCAGGAAGATCCCCGGAAAGAAGAGAACCCAATGCTTTTACTTTTTCAGATGGATACTGATGTGGAGATAGAGAGCATGTGGGGAGATATGGGAACGGCTAATTTTTTTATTTCGGAAGAAGATCTTATCAAAAAAGATTTTTCCAGGGTGATGTACCATTGGGATTGTCATTAG